The Rhizophagus irregularis chromosome 2, complete sequence genome contains a region encoding:
- a CDS encoding uncharacterized protein (SECRETED:cutsite_TVA-GS; SECRETED:prob_0.2903); SECRETED:SignalP(1-24) translates to MNEKFIFYILIVLTVITNLKYTVAGSIITKVFDIEDAYWTPEKMRDAIPLTTNESKNNKPNYRTKRDQLPVKESNITSYNPYVPYGKLFFHNTGDGKNYFCTASVIRTENGNIGLTAAHCIYNGNGSWSSNMVFCPGYENGQCPVAIPVKGGSVEVVDGHYYYDYGMIKFNYDQGKLQDKTGCFDWDTNPGDTVNNITAIGYPVNGEIKDCKRDGNSPCKWNGSSSRSGSFRYVPLNTGSGSSGGPWIRQYDNKNNTGRVIGNASASKSGSTDSPIYSFEEFTKLVYEASKL, encoded by the coding sequence atgaatgaaaaatttatattttacattttgatTGTACTTACGGTCataactaatttaaaatatacggTTGCAGGTTCTATAATTACTAAAGTATTTGACATCGAAGATGCTTATTGGACACCTGAAAAAATGAGAGATGCAATACCCTTAACAActaatgaatctaaaaataataaacccAATTATCGTACTAAAAGAGATCAGTTACCAGTGAAGGAATCGAACATTACAAGTTATAATCCTTATGTTCCttatggaaaattattttttcataacaCCGGAGatggtaaaaattatttttgtactGCTAGTGTAATTAGGACTGAAAATGGAAATATCGGGCTTACTGCCGCACATTGTATTTATAATGGAAATGGTAGTTGGTCTTCAAATATGGTTTTTTGCCCCGGGTATGAAAACGGTCAATGTCCGGTTGCTATACCCGTTAAAGGAGGTTCTGTAGAAGTAGTAGATGGTcactattattatgattatggCATGATTAAGTTCAATTACGATCAGGGTAAATTGCAAGACAAAACAGGATGTTTCGACTGGGATACTAATCCGGGCGATACAGTTAATAATATCACTGCAATAGGTTACCCAGTAAATGGTGAAATTAAAGATTGTAAAAGAGATGGAAATTCCCCTTGCAAATGGAATGGGAGTTCGTCTCGATCGGGTAGTTTTAGATATGTACCTTTAAATACCGGAAGTGGTTCAAGCGGAGGTCCTTGGATTAGACAATatgacaataaaaataatacaggCAGGGTAATTGGTAATGCAAGCGCTTCAAAAAGTGGTTCAACTGATTCACCCATATATTCTTTCGAAGAATTCACGAAACTAGTGTATGAGGCTTCAAAACTTTAA